The following proteins are co-located in the Diaphorobacter sp. HDW4B genome:
- the hisF gene encoding imidazole glycerol phosphate synthase subunit HisF, with amino-acid sequence MLAKRIIPCLDVTGGRVVKGVNFVELRDAGDPVEIAARYNAQGADELTFLDITATSDGRDLILPIIEAVASQVFIPLTVGGGVRTVADVRRLLNAGADKTSFNSAAIADPSVINAASDKYGAQCIVVAIDAKRRQGQDVIERGEGWDVYSHGGRKNTGLDAVKWATEMAQRGAGEILLTSMDRDGTKSGFDLALTRAVSDAVSVPVIASGGVGNIDHLADGVQQGGADAVLAASIFHFGEYTVQQAKERMRERGIPVRL; translated from the coding sequence GTGCTCGCAAAACGCATCATTCCCTGCCTCGACGTCACCGGCGGCCGTGTGGTCAAGGGCGTCAACTTCGTGGAACTGCGCGACGCGGGCGACCCGGTCGAAATCGCCGCGCGCTACAACGCGCAGGGCGCTGACGAACTCACCTTCCTCGACATCACCGCCACCAGCGACGGTCGCGACCTGATCCTGCCGATCATCGAAGCCGTGGCCAGCCAGGTCTTCATCCCGCTGACCGTGGGCGGCGGCGTGCGCACCGTAGCCGATGTGCGCCGCCTGCTCAACGCGGGCGCGGACAAGACCAGCTTCAACTCCGCAGCCATTGCCGACCCGAGCGTCATCAACGCCGCCAGCGACAAATACGGCGCGCAATGCATCGTCGTCGCCATCGACGCCAAGCGCCGCCAGGGCCAGGACGTGATCGAGCGCGGCGAAGGCTGGGACGTCTACAGCCACGGCGGCCGCAAGAACACCGGCCTCGACGCCGTGAAGTGGGCGACCGAAATGGCCCAGCGTGGCGCAGGCGAAATCCTGCTCACCAGCATGGACCGCGACGGCACCAAGTCCGGCTTTGACCTCGCGCTCACGCGTGCCGTGTCCGACGCCGTGAGCGTGCCCGTCATCGCCTCCGGCGGCGTGGGCAACATCGATCACCTGGCCGATGGCGTGCAGCAGGGCGGAGCCGACGCCGTGCTCGCGGCCAGCATCTTCCACTTCGGCGAATACACCGTGCAGCAGGCGAAGGAACGCATGCGCGAGCGCGGGATTCCGGTGCGGTTGTAA
- a CDS encoding D-hexose-6-phosphate mutarotase, giving the protein MTDSLSSVSSAVSATGVVRNETFNGQPVVRLSLANGDTTVIALHGAQVISWNTQREGEHFFLSPKAVWDGQAAVRGGVPICFPQFNQRGPLVKHGFARNLPWALESSEQNANGVQAVLLLRDDDQTRAWWPHGFEARLIVQLAPGQLRMTLDLHNTGADAWSFTGALHSYLHVNNIEALRLAGLEGLARWDAVRDLHDTQNGAITFDGEYDSVFASATRPMTLRDAEGASSLTVEHSPNWGNVVVWNPGAKLCAQLKDMPENGYRSMLCVEAACVDQAVTLQPGARWSGWQQLSES; this is encoded by the coding sequence ATGACGGACTCACTTTCTTCCGTTTCTTCTGCTGTTTCCGCAACTGGCGTGGTGCGCAACGAGACCTTCAATGGCCAGCCCGTCGTGCGACTCTCGCTCGCCAACGGCGACACGACCGTCATCGCATTGCACGGCGCGCAAGTCATCTCGTGGAACACACAGCGCGAAGGTGAGCACTTTTTCCTGAGCCCGAAAGCCGTGTGGGACGGCCAAGCCGCCGTGCGCGGCGGCGTGCCGATCTGCTTTCCACAATTCAACCAACGTGGCCCGCTCGTCAAACACGGCTTTGCGCGCAATCTGCCTTGGGCTTTGGAATCATCCGAGCAGAACGCCAATGGCGTGCAAGCCGTCTTGCTGTTACGTGACGACGATCAGACGCGCGCGTGGTGGCCACATGGTTTTGAAGCACGCCTGATCGTGCAACTCGCGCCCGGCCAATTGCGCATGACGCTCGACCTGCACAACACAGGCGCGGACGCTTGGAGCTTCACCGGCGCGCTGCACAGCTACCTGCATGTGAACAACATCGAGGCATTGCGCCTCGCCGGACTCGAAGGCCTCGCGCGCTGGGATGCAGTGCGCGATCTGCATGACACGCAAAACGGCGCGATCACGTTCGATGGTGAATACGACAGCGTGTTTGCTTCGGCGACGCGGCCGATGACCTTGCGCGATGCCGAAGGTGCTTCCTCCTTGACCGTCGAACACAGCCCGAACTGGGGCAATGTCGTCGTCTGGAACCCCGGTGCCAAGCTCTGCGCGCAGTTGAAAGACATGCCCGAAAATGGCTACCGCAGCATGTTGTGTGTCGAAGCGGCTTGCGTGGATCAAGCCGTCACGCTGCAGCCCGGCGCGCGCTGGAGCGGCTGGCAGCAGCTCTCGGAATCCTGA
- the galE gene encoding UDP-glucose 4-epimerase GalE: MILVTGGAGFIGSHTCAALAEQGLPYVILDNFSNSKPSVLERLARITGKQPVFVEGDVRDGELLARVLREHQITSVIHFAGLKAVGESVREPLKYYDVNVAGTVTLLAAMRDAGVRTMVFSSSATVYGDPAGSPIHEDADLHPTNPYGHTKNMSEQIMADLNDSEPGQWRLARLRYFNPVGAHASGLIGEDPQDTPNNLMPFVAQVAAGVRKELSIFGGDYPTKDGTGVRDYIHVSDLAEGHVAALRYLEKNAGLLTVNLGTGEPVSVLQMVQSFERACGHAVPYKIVDRRPGDVAAYWADSSTASRLLGWTATRDVDQMCADVWRWQNGEARLVK; the protein is encoded by the coding sequence GTGATTCTTGTCACCGGCGGAGCCGGATTCATCGGCTCGCATACCTGTGCGGCACTGGCAGAACAGGGCCTGCCCTACGTCATTCTCGACAACTTCAGCAACAGCAAGCCTTCGGTGCTGGAGCGCCTTGCGCGCATCACCGGCAAGCAGCCGGTCTTCGTGGAAGGCGATGTGCGCGATGGCGAACTGCTGGCGCGCGTGCTGCGCGAACACCAGATCACGTCCGTCATCCACTTCGCCGGACTGAAGGCCGTGGGCGAGTCGGTGCGCGAGCCGCTCAAGTACTACGACGTGAATGTGGCAGGCACGGTTACGCTGCTCGCCGCCATGCGCGATGCGGGCGTGCGCACGATGGTGTTCTCGTCCTCGGCCACGGTGTATGGCGATCCTGCCGGTTCGCCCATCCACGAGGACGCGGATCTGCACCCGACCAATCCGTACGGTCACACCAAGAACATGTCCGAGCAGATCATGGCCGATCTGAACGACTCCGAGCCGGGCCAATGGCGACTGGCGCGGCTGCGTTATTTCAACCCGGTGGGCGCACACGCGAGCGGCCTGATCGGCGAAGACCCGCAGGACACGCCCAACAACCTCATGCCTTTCGTGGCGCAGGTGGCGGCGGGTGTGCGCAAGGAACTGAGCATCTTCGGCGGCGACTATCCCACCAAGGACGGCACGGGCGTGCGCGACTACATCCACGTGAGCGACCTGGCCGAAGGCCATGTGGCGGCGCTGCGTTATCTCGAAAAGAACGCGGGCCTGCTCACTGTGAACCTCGGAACGGGCGAGCCGGTGTCCGTGCTGCAGATGGTGCAGTCCTTCGAGCGCGCCTGCGGACATGCCGTGCCTTACAAGATCGTCGATCGCCGCCCCGGTGATGTGGCCGCGTACTGGGCCGATTCGAGCACAGCATCGCGTCTGCTCGGCTGGACTGCGACGCGCGATGTCGATCAGATGTGCGCCGATGTCTGGCGCTGGCAGAACGGCGAAGCGCGCCTCGTGAAATGA